GTGACGTCGGCGTTACCCAGCCGCCAGCCGTCGGCGGCGGCATCTATCCATACCAGCTTGAGCAATTCGATACTGTCGGCATCCTTGTAGCGCGGATCGTCGTCGGGAAAATGGCGGCCGAGGTCGCCGCGGCCGAGCGCGCCGAGGATCGCGTTGGCCAGCGCGTGGGCGGCAACGTCGGCGTCGGAGTGGCCGCGCAGCCCATGCGAGTGCGCGATCGTCACGCCGCCCAGCACCAGCCGCCGCCCGGCCTCGAGCGGATGGAAGTCGAAGCCCTGCCCTACCCTAGTACGCATCGTCAATTGTGAACGTTCAGCGCCGTTGACAAGGCATCTGCGTCACTCCAAGCTCATCGGGTATGCGCGAGTTCTGGAAACGTCCCAAATTCTGGATCGGATTGATCATTATCCTCTGGGTCGCGTACATCGTGTACGCGAACTTTCAACTGTCGCCGGTCGAGATTCGCCTGATCCCATTTTTCGCGACGCTGCAGTTGAAGATTTCGGCGATTATCATCGGTTCCGCCGTCGTCGGCTGCGCGGCGACGCTCGGTGTTCAATTCTTCTGGCGCAGGCGCGCCTCCTCGAAGGCCGGACTACAAGCGAGCGCCGCCGCTGCGTCGAGCAGCAAAACCGTCGCCTGATCGCCCGGCTTCAGCACGGTCAGCTCCGCCGGTCCGATTAGGAGCGCATCGGCGCGCGCGAGCGAACTCAGCACGCCGGAGCTTTGATTTCCGGTCGGAGTGGCGTAAAGCTCGCCGTCACGCCGCTCGAGCGTGACGCGGACGAATTCGGTGAGGCCGTCTGCGAGACGTATCTCGACGGCGCATCTGACCGCCAGGCGCGGCAGTCCGAGGTCGCTCCGTCCCCCCATCTTGCGCAGCGCCGGCCGCACATAGAGATAGAAGCAGACCATCGTCGAAACCGGATTTCCGGGCAGGCCGAAAACCGGTTTGCCGGCGATCGTGCCGAACTTGAGCGGGCGACCGGGCTTTTGCGCGACCCCGTGGAACATCTGATTGAGTCCCAGGCCGTCGAGCTCCTGCTTTACATGGTCGAACTGGCCAACCGAGACGCCGCCGGTCGAGAGCACCGCGTCGAAAGCGAGCGCTTCTCCTAGGCGCTCGCGGATCTCCTCGGGGCGATCGCGCGCGACCTTGAGGATCGTTGCTTCCGCGCCGGCCTCGCCGATCGCCGCGGCCAGCGCGTAAGCGCTTGAGTTGACCACCTGCGCACCCGTCGGCGCCTGATCGACATCCACTAGTTCGTCGCCAGTCGCGACGATCGCGACTCGCGGACGGCGATAGACGTCGACCATCGCGCGATTGAGCGACGCCAGCATCCCGACATCTGCGGCCGACAGCGTCTTGCCCGCCGCGATCACCAACTCGTCCCGCCGCAAGTCCTCACCGCGCGGACGGACGAAGGCGCCGACTGTTGCCGCGGCGAGGATTTCGACCGCTTCGCCAAGACTGCGAGTTCGCTCGACCGGGACGATTGCGTCGGCGCCATCCGCAACCGGCGCTCCAGTCATCGTGCGGACCGTCTCACCCGCGCCGACGCGGTGGATCGGCATCAGGCCCGCGCCGACCGTTTCGACCACCTTGAGCCGCACCGGACGATCCTCGCGGGCGGCGGCAACGTCTGCGGCGCGCACCGCGTAGCCGTCCATCGCGGAATTGGCAAAGCCCGGAATATCGCGCGGCGAGCGAATCTCCTCGGCGAGGACTCGCGCCAACGCCTCGCGGAGCGAAACCCGCTCGACGGCCAGGCGCTTCACGTTTTCGATAACGAGATGCAAGGCGGCCTCGGTGGTAATCATTGCATCCCCAGCATACGCTGCTCGGGCGCTAATAAAAATCCGTAACGCCCAGCAACGGTCGAACGTATCCTATAACGACACGCGCTTATCCCACTCCCCCCGAGATTGGCGCGTCGCTCCCGACCGATTGGGAGAGGGGCAGGGACCCGATGTCGCCCCCCCGTGCATAGGGTTGTCCCCTCTCCCGCTTTTCTTGAATTTATCGACAAAACCACGTAGGCCCTATGAGGCAAGCGGCAGCGTTGGGAGTAGCCTTTTGCGCCGCCGCTCGCGAAATCCGGCTAGATTGCGCTTGAGGAAATCGATGGACCTGGGAATCGCGGGAAAAACAGCCTTGGTGTTGGGCGGCAGCAAGGGTCTCGGACGCGGCGTCGCCCATGCCTTGGCGGCCGAGGGCGTCGCCGTCGCTGTATTGGCGCGCGGTCAGGAGGCGATCGACAAGACGGTCGCCGAAATCAACGGCCGCGGGGGACGCGCCATCGGCGTCGCTGCGGATCTAGCCGATTGGCCGACGGTCGAGCGCGCCTTCAACACCGCGCGTCAGCAGCTCGGGCCGATCGATATTCTCCTCAATAACTCGGGTGGCCCACCGCCGTCGCCGGTAATCGGCGTCGCGCCCGAAGTCTGGGAAGCACAATTTCGCCAGATGGTGTTGGTGCTGTTTCGCCTGACCGATCTGGTGCTGCCCGAGATGCGGACGCGCAAATGGGGCCGCATCATCAACGTCGCCTCCGAGTCCGTGATCCAGCCGATTGCCGCCATCGGTATTTCGAACACGCTGCGCGCCTCGGTCGTCGGCTGGGCCAAAACCCTCTCCGGCGAGGTCGCCCGCGACGGCGTTACGGTCAACACGATGTTGCCGGGCCCCTTTGCCACGGACCGTGTAGCGCAGGTCTCGAAGATGATGGCGAGTCGGCAGAACATCACGGTTGAGGAGGTCCAAAAACGCCTCGCCAATCAGGTGCCGGTCGGACGGATCGGTGACGCCGCCGAGTTCGGCGCGATCGCGGCCTTTCTCGCCAGTCGGCACGCCGGCTATATCACGGGATCGACGATTCGCGTCGAGGGCGGGACTATCCGCTCAGTCTAGCCAGTCAGGCTGTAAGCTCGGGCCGGGGCTTGGGGGAGAGCTAAAGTTCGGGGGAGACCTGGGCGCTAGTCGCTCCGTTCGCGGGTACGCGAACCTGATAGACTCTCGCGCTCGGTGGGGCGCAATCGCCAACCAGCGCAGGATTCAATGCGCGCAGGACACTGACCGCGGTGTGCTGACGCGCGGCCACCGCCTTGAGCGGCGTACCACCCTTCACAGTGACCGTCTGATAGGAAGGAGTTGCTGCATAGCGCATCGGTTCGATCCCGTAGGCTTCGCGATGACGCGCAATCAACGCTACGGCCATAAAGCGATTAAGCAGGGTGCGGGTACGGCGGGGTATGCGCTCGATCAGGCGCTCGTACGGAGCGTCGGCCAGACGGAGATAGCGGTCACAACCGGTTTCGCCGTTGTTCCACGCTACCAATGTCATCCGCCAATCCGAGCCGGTCTGCTCGTGGAGCGTCGTCAGGTAATCCGCCGCCGCGCGCGTTGACTTGATCGGGTCGCGCCGCTCGTCCACCCAGCGGTTGATCGTTAGACCGAAGCGGCGGGCAGTACCGCGGCTGAGTTGCCAAGGGCCAGCCCCATTTGCCGCAAAGCCGCTCTCGGCAACGGTTAGATAGACCAGGTCAGGCGGCAGCCCGCGGTCCCGCAGCAACGATCCCATCTCGGCCATGTATGGGCTGATCCGCCGAAACGACCGGTTAAGCGTCGCGGGCTGGTTAACGTAACCGTCCACATAGGCCTGGACGGTGCGATTCAACACGATCGGAAAGGGCGCGACACTTTGCGGTTGGCTGCGTACAAAGGGCCCACTGTCCGACCCCGGCTTCGTGGCGGCAGCGGCGTCGTCATTCTGCGCCGGGGCATTCTGAGCCGGGCTCGCATGGTCGGTCGCCACGCCGGTGACCGACAATCCTGCCTGCTCGGAGGAGGAATTCAGCGCCGGCGAGCAGCCGAACAGCGGTGCCGCTAGACAGGCAAGTACAGAAATCTTTAGGAGGTTCCCCGGCATCAAGTTCCCGTTGACGAGGCTCACCTTATTGTCCTGGGCAACCGCAATCAACCCATCTGACATCAAAAAATCTAATATTATAAACAGCTATTTCTATTATGCCGCACCGCTCGTTGAACGTAACTTGAGGCGAAAACCGTCCCGTCCGCCGACGACAACTCTCGGCGGACGAACCACGCTATGCTAATTTCTGACGGCGATGGATCTGTGGCGCGACATAGTCGAAAGCCTACCGCAGGCCGTGCTCGTGCTGTCGCAGACGGGCGATCCGATCACGGTCAATCCGGCCGCCGAGACTTTGCTGGGAGTTTCGCCCATCGTGCGCTTCCGCGTCGAACGCCTGTTCGAGCTCAATCAGTGGCTCGCTGATATGGTCAAGACTTGCTTCGAGACCGCGCAGAGCCTCGAAAATCCGGCGATCGAGCTCGCCCTGGAGAAGCGCCGGGTCTCCGTTCACGCGGGCGTTTTCCCCTTACTCGGACCGGTTGGTGAAGCCCAGAGCGTGGTTGTCCTGCTTCACGATCTTTCCCATCAAAGAGGACTCGAACTCGGCGGCGAGCGCAATCGTCACGCGCTGCGGCTATCGCCCGCCGGGCTCGCCCACGAGGTCAAGAACCCGTTAACCGGGATTAAAGGGGCCGCCGAGCTGTTGGCGGCGCTCTTTCCAGCCGACGAGCGCGCCCGTCAGTACTGTGGATTGATTCTGCAGGGGGTTGATCGAATCGCTTCGCTGGTCGAGCAGGTACTGGCGGTATCGGGGCCGGCCCGGCTCAATCGCGGGCGCTTCAACATCCATCAGGTGCTGCATCAGGCGCTGCGGATGGCGGGTCTGTTCGAGCCGGTGCAGCAGGGTGTCGTGGTTGAACAGTTGTTCGACCCAAGCCTGCCCGAGGTTAACGGCGACGCCGCGGCCCTCGAGCGCGTCTTCTTGAACCTGTTGCGCAACGCACGCGAGGCGATCGACGAGAGTCCCACGGGCACTCGACATCTGATCAGGATTAGGACCGCGATGGAGAGCCAATTCAGGATCTCGTCCAAAGGGCGGCGGCGTCAGTTTCTGCGGGTCGAGATTAGCGACACCGGCAAAGGGATAACCGGCGAAGAAATAGAACAGCTTTTCACACCTTTCTTCACCACCAAGGCAAAGGGCACAGGGCTCGGCCTGATGTTGAGCCAACATACGATCGAGCTTCATGGCGGCAAGCTGTGGGCCGAGAGTCGCGGCCCTGAGAATCTGCTCCGCAGCGACTCCGTGAGAGACCCCGCGCAACCTGCGGATCCGGTGCAACCGGTCGGCATGACTTTCCACGTCCTGCTGCCTTTCGACTAGGACCAGTTTCTACGGGCAATAGTCGGCTGCAACGGATGCGAAACGATTGCCGTAGCGAAATCGCAAATCATGTTGCAATATCGTCGATAATACTCGCGGCGAATGAGCTTCGCGCGCAGAACGGAGTGCGCTTAATCGCGATGACTGAGACCGCGCATTCACTGCCTTAACATACGTCTGTTATGCATTGATATGTCTAATTGTGTATTGATCAGGGGTGGACCACCTTCTTCGCTCTCGCTCGTGGCAAAATAAAAGCGAAGCTATCGGATTGGGGGCGATTTCGCTGATGGATACCTAGCGGGCATCAGGTTTGCTCACATCCACTCTGACGCGCGCGTGAATCCGCGTCAGACCCGCGTCAAAGTGGAGAAGCATGAAAAAGGCTGAGGCCTGCTGCGCGTCCTGGATCGATGCTGTTGCAGATGTCGACCCGGCGCGCGAGCTTGATGAGGCCGAGCTCTGGCTGACGCGCACCGTGCGTATCGGAATCGGCTGCACGCTGCCGCTGCAGCTCGGCCATCTCGTGATAGTCATGGTCCGCTTTCCGTGGTTCGCACGATCGGTCGGGCCGATCCTTTTCTGCGATCTCGCCTTTACCGGCTTTTTTCTCGGCTGGACCTGGACGCGATCGTTCCACGACCGCTGGCGCGAGGGGGTCTTCGCCTGGAGCTCGACGCTGGTCGTGAGCGCCGCGATTGTCGGGACGATCACCCATCAGATGACCGCCTTCTTCCTCGCGTTGGTGCTGATGCTGTTTGGGACGGCTGCCTTCGCACCATGGGGGATGCTGTGGCAGTCATTCTTCGTGCTGGTCTGTCTAGGCGCGGCGGTTGCGGCGACGGAGATTGCGCCGCAGGCTGCTGACGGCTTTCAACTGTTTCGCTTGCTCGAATTATCGACCGCCGCATTTATCTCACTGTTCCTCGCGACCTTGACCGAGCGTTATCGCAACAGCATCAAGTTGCGGCTCCAAGCACTGGTGCAGAATGTCGAGCAGCTACGCGCGGCCGAGCGGGCGGTCGCCGCGGCACGAGAGGCCGCTGAGGCGAGTTCACGCGCCAAGAGTGATTTTCTTTCGAGTATGTCGCATGAGATTCGCACGCCCATGAATGCGATCCTGGGAATGGCCGAGGTCCTGGCTGATAGTGAACTCAGCCCCGATCAGCGCAAATACCTGTCGATCATGATGAACAACGGCGGCGCGCTGCTCGACCTGATCAACGCGATCCTCGATCTGGCGCGGGTCGAAAGCGGCCGCCTCAAGCTCGAAGAGACCAGTTTCGATCTCTACGAGCTGACCGAACGCGTTGCCGAAACTCTCGCGCTGCGGGCCCATCAGAAGGGCCTCGAGTTGATCGTCGATATTTCGCCGGCCACTCCGCAGACCGTGATCGGCGACCCTCTGCGGGTGCGCCAGGTACTGACCAACCTGCTCGGCAACGCGATCAAGTTCACGGCGCAAGGGGAAATCGCGCTCGAAATCAGACCCGAAGACGATCATGGGATGATCCGCTTTGCGGTCCACGATACTGGAATCGGTATTCCCGCTGAGCAAATCGAAAGCATCTTTAGCAGCTATGCTCAGGCGGAATCCTCGACCGCGCGCAAGTACGGTGGCAGTGGCCTCGGCCTCGCGATTGTCAAACAGCTCGCCGAGCTGATGGGTGGGCGGGTCGCGGTGGAAAGCACCGTCGATTGCGGCAGCACCTTTCACTTGAGCGCGCGCTTCAGATTGCCGGACGGGTCGGCCACGGCTGCAACCGTGGTCACTCGACCCCCGGGGAATCTCAAGCTTCTCGTCGTCGACCCGAACGCCACCAGTCGGCGAACGTTAGCCGCGATGCTCGCCCATCTGGGCGCGCAATGCACCGTCGCCGCGGACGGCGATGAGGCGCTCGCGCGCCTGCGCGACGATCGCCACGGCTACGACGCTCTCCTGCTCGACAATCAGGCGATGGGGCTTGGGGGTGTTGAAGCCGCCCGCCGAATCATCGCGGCGGGCTGCGGCCAAATTACGATCATCCCGATGTTAACTGCGAACGACCTCAGCGTGAAGCTGCCGATATTCCGTGGTCTCGGCCTGATCACGCATCTGGTCAAGCCGATCCGGCGCGCGGAGCTAGCTGGCGCCCTCCAAGCCGTCGCCGAGGAACGCACCGTCGCCCGGTTGGAAAAGCCCGCCGCGTTTGCTGCGAGCGGCGCGGCCCTGGCGCTCGGCGCGGCGCCGGATCGCGAAACTGCACCGCGTTTGCTCTCCCGGCCGGCGGTCTTATCTGACTTCGTGGGCTCGCTCCGCATCCTGGTGGCTGACGATTCCCCGGATAATCGTCTCCTGATCGAAGCGTTTACGAGGAAGACCGGGTGTAGTCTCGATCAGGCCGCTGATGGAGCGGCCGCGCTCGGGAAATTCATGGAGCACCGCTACGACATCGTCCTGATGGACATGCATATGCCGGTGATGGACGGCTACATGGCAGTCAGGCGGATTCGCGAATGGGAGAAGCTCCACGGCCTCAGGCGCACTCCGATAATCGCCCTGACGGCCTCGGTGCTCGACGGGGCGGTGGGCAAGACGCTCGAAGTGGGCTGCGATAGCCATGTCAGCAAGCCGGTCCGGCGCGAAATTCTGATCGCTGCGATCCGCGAACTGGTAGACGCTCCCGCCGTCAGGATGAGTCGCCCAGACGATTCCGTGATTGCCGTTGCGCCTGCTTGAGCGGGTAACGCCCAGGATTCATTCAGCCTAGGCGCGGCGCCAGGAGATTCTCAAGACCTACAACAAGAACGTATTAGTGACGGCGGTCATGAGAAACGGATCGCGCGTCAGGCCGAGTGCAACGAGCTAAAAGAGCGTATCGCGAGCGGTTGGTCCGGCACTGTCACATTAGCGTGTTCGAGGGCGACGATATTGCCCAGGTCTCCGGCGGTTCGATCAAATTCGCATTCCATACTCATCTCCTCATTCATAGAGCGTTCGCACGATCGGATTCGACGAGCCGCCGTCGATGGTGAGAATCGCGCCGGTGGTGAAGCTCGAGGCCGGGCTCGCGAAGTACATCGCGGCCCCGGCGACCTCTTCGGGATCGCCCGCGCGCTGGAGCGGAAAGGTCTCGCGCGCGCGCCGGGTAAAATCGTCGGTGCGCGACCAGCCTTTGCTGATATCGGTATGGAACGGGCCGCACATGATGCAATTGACGCGCACCTTCGGCCCATACTCCTTGGCGAAGGTGACGGTCAGGACATTGAGGCCGGCCTTGGCGGCGCCATAGATCGCCATCTCGGCGCTGGGCCGCGCCGCCGCCGTCGACGTGATGTTGACGATCGCCCCGCCCGGCCCTGCGGCCATCCGCGCGCCGAACACCGCCGACAGCCGGTAGGGTCCTTTGAGGTTCACGGCGAGGATCTTGTCGAACAGCTCCTCGCTGGTCTCGAGCGCCGAGGGCGCCAGCGGCGAGATGCCGGCGTTATTGATCAGAACGTCAGCGCGGCCCCACTTCGCATAGACCTCGTCGGCGAGGCGATTGCAATCTTCCCACTTGCCGACATGGATCGCGTGGGCCGAGCCGTCGCCGCCGAGCGCGCGCAGTTCCTTGACCGTGGCCTCGCAGGTTTCGAGCTTGCGACTCGCCACTGCGACCTTGGCGCCGGCCGCCGCAAACGCCAGGGACATCGCGTGGCCGATGCCGCGGCTGCCGCCCGTAATAACGACGACCTTGCCGGTGAAATCGTAATGCTGTGTGGCCGGGTTCAATTGGCCGCGACCTCGCGCTCGATGAGCTCGCCATATTTCTTGATGGCGGCCTCGCGCAACGCCGGAATGTGACCGCTCGGGAAGAGTCCCTTGGTGCCCTTGTATTCGCGCAGGATTTGCCGCGCCAGCGTGATCTTATGGACCTCGGTCGGACCGTCAGCCAGACCCATCACGAAACTTTCCATCACCTGATCGACAAAGGGCATCTCGGGCGTGACGCCGAGCGAGCCGTGGAGCTGCAACGCGCGCACCGCGACATCGTGAAAGACCTTCGGCATCTGCGCCTTGACCGCGGCGATATCCTTGCGAACTTTCAAGTAATCCTTGAACTTGTCGATCCGCCACGCGGTGCGCAGCACCAGCAACCGGAACTGCTCGATGTCGATCCAGGAATCCGCGATCTTTTCCTGCACCATCTGCTTGTCGGCGAGCGCCGAGCCTTGCGTGGTGCGCGAGAGCGCCCGTTCGCACATCAGATCGAAGGCTTTGCGCACCTGCCCGATGGTGCGCATCGCATGATGGATGCGGCCGCCGCCCAGGCGGGTCTGCGCCACCGCAAAGCCGCTGCCGCGCGGCCCGAGCAGATGATCTTTCGGGATCTGCACATCCTTGTAGCTGACGTAGGCGTGGGCGCCGGCGCCCTCGGGCTCCTGGCCTACTCCGACATTGCGCTTGATCGTGACGCCCGGAGTTTCCATCGGGACGATGAATGACGATTGGCGCAGATAGGGGGCGGCGTCGGGCTCCGATACTGCCATCACGATCAGAAACGACGCCCAGCGCGCGTTGGAGGAAAACCACTTCTCGCCGTTGAGCACCCAGTTGTCGCCCTTGAGCTCGGCCCGGGTGGTGAAGACCTTGGGATCGGCGCCGCCCTGCGGTTCGGTCATCGAGAAGCATGAAACGATCTCATTGGCGAGCAGTGGTTCGAGGTAGCGTTTCTTCTGCTCGGGCGTGCCGTATTTGGCGAGAATCTCGGCGTTGCCGGTGTCCGGGGCCTGGCAGCCGAAGACCGTCGGGGCGAAACGCGAGCGCCCGAGAATCTCGTTCATCAGGGCAAGCTTGACCTGTCCGTAACCCCGGCCGCCGAGTTCGGACTCGAGATGGCAGGCCCAGAGCTTTTGCTTGCGCACGGTCTCCTGCAGCGGACGGACCAAGCGGTTGCGTTTGGGATCCCGCACGTCGTAGGGCGATTCCAGAACATAGTCGAGCGGTTCGACCTCTTCACGGACAAACCTTTCCATCCAGTCGAGCTGCTGTTGAAATTCCGGTTCGGTCTCAAAATCCCAACTCACGTTGATTTCCTCCAATGCCGGGCCGTCGTAGCTCCATCGCGGTTCGAGCGATGGCGACCAGGGTATGCCGTAAGGCGAGAGTGCCTCAGCCCGCGATGGTTCTCAAGGGTTGCGATCAGCGACGCGTTGGTCACAGTTTGATAAAAACCAGTTGACTGGTCGAAACGACCAGTCAGAATTGAGCAATGATTCGTGAATTTCAAGCCTCCGAGGCGAAGGTTCGTCTGTTGCGAATTCTCCACGAAAGTCGAGCGCGGCGACACGATCATCATCACGCGCCGCCGCCGGCCAATCGCGCGCCTGATACCCGAAGCCGCGCGCCGTCAGGACGAAAGCGATTGAGACTCTCCGTGGGTTTGGCCGGCGGACGGGCCGGATCTCGCTGCGAGAACCCCTTGCGTCGCGCCACGAAGGCCACAAGTACTGATTAAAATGGTAAGCGGCTGGAAGCGATTTCTATTTTCGGGCAGCGCGGTCGTTGATTTATCGCCGCATTGATGTAGTAAGCTCCGGCATGAATGCGCGGTCCTCGCCCGACGGTGTATCAACTCCAACAACGAAAAGGAGCCCGACCAATGCCGGCACAGCACTTTTTTGCGGATTCCCCGACCGCAATCGGACTTGATCCCGACAAAGTTCAGGCACTCTTTGATCGCGCGCGACGCGACGTTACCGAAGGCGTGCTGCCCGCCTGCCAGTTGGCGATCGCGCGCAGCGGAAAGATCGGCGCGATGGGAACCTTCGGCCGCGCCGTGCAGGGCGGCGTCGAGCAGCCGGCGACCGACGCCACCGTCTTCGACGCGATGTCGGCGACCAAGGCGATCACTTCGTCGGCGCTGTGGCTCCTGATCCAGGAGGGCAAGATCGATCCGGCCGAGCGCATCGTCAAGTATGTGCCCGAATATGGGACCAACGGCAAAGAGTCGACGACGATCGAGCATCTGCTGATTCATACGGCTGGCATCCCGGTCGCGCCGGGCGCCTGGAAGGATTGGGGCGACCATAAGCGGCGGCTGGAACGGTTTGCGCAATGGCGCCCGGAGCATCCGCCGGGTGAGCGCTTCGCGTACCATATCCACGCGAATTACTGGCCGATTGCCGAGGCGATCGAGCGCATCACGGGAACCCGCCTCGGCGATTTCATCCGCGATCGCATCGCCGCGCCGCTGGGTTTGCCCGACCTGCGGATCGGCTTGCCGCGCGCGATTCAGCCGCGGATGGCGGACGTGAAATGGGTCGGCGAGCCGGCCGCCGCCGAAGAATACAAGAAACTCGGCGTGACGCCGCCGCGCGCCAACATGGGCTCGATCAACGAGGCGGTGGTGCTGGAGATGAACGACCCGGAGCTGCGCGAGATGGATTTCCCGGCAGGCGGCCTGATGACCACCGCAGCGGACATCGCGCTGTTCTATCAGGCGCTGCTCAACGACGGCTGCGCGCATGATGGCCGGCGCATCTGGGATTCCGCGATGCTGCGCGAGGCCCGGCGGATCCGCAGCGGCGACCTGATTGATCCGGCGCGCGGGATGACGGCGAATCGCGCCCTCGGAATCGTGATCGCTGGCGGCGACGGCAAGGCCAATCTGCGCGGCTTCGGGCGGACCAACTCGGCCGAGGCGTTTGGCCATCCGGGCTTCGGCGGGCAGCTCGCGTGGGCGGACCCGGCGAGTGGGATTTCGTTCAGTTATCTGACCAACGGCTTCGACCGCAATGACTTGCGCGAGGGCCGCCGCAGCGTGGCGCTCGCCAGCCTCGCGGGGGCCTGCGCCGCCCAGTGACCGGAGAGTAAATCTCATGATTCACGAATTGAGAATCTATCACGCGATGCCCGGCCGGCTGCCGGACCTGATCAGCCGCTTCGAGAAGGTCACGGTGCGGCTCTTCGAGAAACACGGCTTCAAGCAAATCGGCTACTGGACGGTCGCGATAGGCGAGTCGAATCAGGACCTGATCTATATGCTGCAATGGGAATCGATGGCCGAGCGCGACGCCAAGTTCGCGGCCTTTCAGGCCGATCCCGAATGGATCGAGGCGCGCCGCAAGAGCGAAGAGAACGGCCCGATTCTGGCGTCCCTGGCCAACTCGATCCTGCGGCCAACGAACTTTTCCGCATTGCGCTAATGTTTATTGTCATCCTGAGCGAAGTGAGCAACGCGAACGAAGTCGAAGGATCTCGGACAGCTTCGCGCCAGCGAAGCCGATACCGGTTTTCCGGGTAGACCTATGCACGGCGACACGGAGGAAAATATGGTTCAGGTGACCGAGTTGGGCTACATGGGAATCGGCGTCAAGCAAGTCGCGGAATGGCGGCGCTTCGCCACCGAGATCCTCGGAATGGAGTTGGCGGACGACGGCGAAGGCGACCGCTGCTACCTGCGCACCGACTACTGGCATCATCGAATCGTACTGCACGACAACGGCAGCGACGACCTCGAGTATCTGGGCTGGCGCGTGGCCGGCGCCGAGGAGTTCGCCGCGATGCAGCGTCAGCTCGCCGAGGCCGGGATCAAGTTCCGCGTCGGCGCGAGCGAGGAAGCGGCTGAACGCCGCGTTCTCGAAGTGCTCAAGCTGAACGATCCCGGCGGTAATC
This sequence is a window from Candidatus Binataceae bacterium. Protein-coding genes within it:
- a CDS encoding lytic transglycosylase domain-containing protein, with the protein product MSDGLIAVAQDNKVSLVNGNLMPGNLLKISVLACLAAPLFGCSPALNSSSEQAGLSVTGVATDHASPAQNAPAQNDDAAAATKPGSDSGPFVRSQPQSVAPFPIVLNRTVQAYVDGYVNQPATLNRSFRRISPYMAEMGSLLRDRGLPPDLVYLTVAESGFAANGAGPWQLSRGTARRFGLTINRWVDERRDPIKSTRAAADYLTTLHEQTGSDWRMTLVAWNNGETGCDRYLRLADAPYERLIERIPRRTRTLLNRFMAVALIARHREAYGIEPMRYAATPSYQTVTVKGGTPLKAVAARQHTAVSVLRALNPALVGDCAPPSARVYQVRVPANGATSAQVSPEL
- a CDS encoding SDR family oxidoreductase, translating into MDLGIAGKTALVLGGSKGLGRGVAHALAAEGVAVAVLARGQEAIDKTVAEINGRGGRAIGVAADLADWPTVERAFNTARQQLGPIDILLNNSGGPPPSPVIGVAPEVWEAQFRQMVLVLFRLTDLVLPEMRTRKWGRIINVASESVIQPIAAIGISNTLRASVVGWAKTLSGEVARDGVTVNTMLPGPFATDRVAQVSKMMASRQNITVEEVQKRLANQVPVGRIGDAAEFGAIAAFLASRHAGYITGSTIRVEGGTIRSV
- a CDS encoding ATP-binding protein; its protein translation is MDLWRDIVESLPQAVLVLSQTGDPITVNPAAETLLGVSPIVRFRVERLFELNQWLADMVKTCFETAQSLENPAIELALEKRRVSVHAGVFPLLGPVGEAQSVVVLLHDLSHQRGLELGGERNRHALRLSPAGLAHEVKNPLTGIKGAAELLAALFPADERARQYCGLILQGVDRIASLVEQVLAVSGPARLNRGRFNIHQVLHQALRMAGLFEPVQQGVVVEQLFDPSLPEVNGDAAALERVFLNLLRNAREAIDESPTGTRHLIRIRTAMESQFRISSKGRRRQFLRVEISDTGKGITGEEIEQLFTPFFTTKAKGTGLGLMLSQHTIELHGGKLWAESRGPENLLRSDSVRDPAQPADPVQPVGMTFHVLLPFD
- the glp gene encoding gephyrin-like molybdotransferase Glp, whose product is MITTEAALHLVIENVKRLAVERVSLREALARVLAEEIRSPRDIPGFANSAMDGYAVRAADVAAAREDRPVRLKVVETVGAGLMPIHRVGAGETVRTMTGAPVADGADAIVPVERTRSLGEAVEILAAATVGAFVRPRGEDLRRDELVIAAGKTLSAADVGMLASLNRAMVDVYRRPRVAIVATGDELVDVDQAPTGAQVVNSSAYALAAAIGEAGAEATILKVARDRPEEIRERLGEALAFDAVLSTGGVSVGQFDHVKQELDGLGLNQMFHGVAQKPGRPLKFGTIAGKPVFGLPGNPVSTMVCFYLYVRPALRKMGGRSDLGLPRLAVRCAVEIRLADGLTEFVRVTLERRDGELYATPTGNQSSGVLSSLARADALLIGPAELTVLKPGDQATVLLLDAAAALACSPAFEEARLRQKN
- a CDS encoding response regulator — protein: MKKAEACCASWIDAVADVDPARELDEAELWLTRTVRIGIGCTLPLQLGHLVIVMVRFPWFARSVGPILFCDLAFTGFFLGWTWTRSFHDRWREGVFAWSSTLVVSAAIVGTITHQMTAFFLALVLMLFGTAAFAPWGMLWQSFFVLVCLGAAVAATEIAPQAADGFQLFRLLELSTAAFISLFLATLTERYRNSIKLRLQALVQNVEQLRAAERAVAAAREAAEASSRAKSDFLSSMSHEIRTPMNAILGMAEVLADSELSPDQRKYLSIMMNNGGALLDLINAILDLARVESGRLKLEETSFDLYELTERVAETLALRAHQKGLELIVDISPATPQTVIGDPLRVRQVLTNLLGNAIKFTAQGEIALEIRPEDDHGMIRFAVHDTGIGIPAEQIESIFSSYAQAESSTARKYGGSGLGLAIVKQLAELMGGRVAVESTVDCGSTFHLSARFRLPDGSATAATVVTRPPGNLKLLVVDPNATSRRTLAAMLAHLGAQCTVAADGDEALARLRDDRHGYDALLLDNQAMGLGGVEAARRIIAAGCGQITIIPMLTANDLSVKLPIFRGLGLITHLVKPIRRAELAGALQAVAEERTVARLEKPAAFAASGAALALGAAPDRETAPRLLSRPAVLSDFVGSLRILVADDSPDNRLLIEAFTRKTGCSLDQAADGAAALGKFMEHRYDIVLMDMHMPVMDGYMAVRRIREWEKLHGLRRTPIIALTASVLDGAVGKTLEVGCDSHVSKPVRREILIAAIRELVDAPAVRMSRPDDSVIAVAPA
- the ispF gene encoding 2-C-methyl-D-erythritol 2,4-cyclodiphosphate synthase, which encodes MRTRVGQGFDFHPLEAGRRLVLGGVTIAHSHGLRGHSDADVAAHALANAILGALGRGDLGRHFPDDDPRYKDADSIELLKLVWIDAAADGWRLGNADVTIFAQRPKLAPHLAEMRTRLAGALGAPEAAMNVKASNPEGLGALGRGDGMAAAAVVMLEK
- a CDS encoding SDR family oxidoreductase, producing the protein MNPATQHYDFTGKVVVITGGSRGIGHAMSLAFAAAGAKVAVASRKLETCEATVKELRALGGDGSAHAIHVGKWEDCNRLADEVYAKWGRADVLINNAGISPLAPSALETSEELFDKILAVNLKGPYRLSAVFGARMAAGPGGAIVNITSTAAARPSAEMAIYGAAKAGLNVLTVTFAKEYGPKVRVNCIMCGPFHTDISKGWSRTDDFTRRARETFPLQRAGDPEEVAGAAMYFASPASSFTTGAILTIDGGSSNPIVRTLYE